The Streptococcus parasanguinis genomic sequence GGCAATGTCCATCTGACTCAGGAAATCCTCAGCATCCTCCGGCAAGACCACCGTTAGGCTACGGGGTTTTTGATAGTCACTTGCCATCTTGGCCAAAAACTTATTATAAGAGACACCTGCTGAAGCTGTGAGATGCAGCTCTTCCCAGATCGCATGCTGAATCAAGCGAGCAATTTTGACAGCTGATTTGCTCTGGATTTTATTTTCCGTCACATCTAGATAGGCTTCATCAATACTCATGGGCTCGATGAGATCTGTATAGCGCTTGAAAATCTCACGAACCTGCTCGCCCACTTCTCGGTATTTCTCATAATTTCCAGAGATAAAGATCGCGTGGGGACAAAGGTCTAGCGCTTCTTTGGAACTCATAGCCGAATGAATGCCATATTTCCGTGCTTCATAGTTACAGGTCGAGACCACACCTCTCCCTCCTGATTGACGAGGGTCCTGGCCAATCACGACAGGCTTCCCCTTTAAACTAGGGTTATCTCTTTCTTCGACGGCAGCAAAAAATGCATCCATATCAATATGAATAATCTTGCGACTTGTATCGTTCACTAATGGAAATATCAGCATTTTTCACCCTCCTTTTTCTATTATAAAAATAAAATTTTGGAATTGCAAAAATCGGCCCTTCCTAAAAACATGAAAATTGATGGAAATTCGTGTTCATTTTCAAAAATGTAGTACAGTATCACAGAAGAATTGAAACTGTATTATAAAAGAATCTGCTATTTTTCGCAATTTGTCTTTGTGTAACCGATTTCTGTATGGTATACTACTATTGTAAGTGCAACAGATATAGTTGCTAGAAAGACAATAGAGGAAAATAAAAATGGTTGTTAAAACAGTCGTTGAAGCACAAGATATTTTTGACAAAGCCTGGGAAGGCTTCAAAGGTGAAGATTGGAAAGAAAAAGCAAGCGTTTCTCGCTTCGTTCAAGCTAACTACACACCTTATGATGGAGATGAAAGCTTCCTAGCTGGACCAACTGAACGTTCTCTTCACATCAAGAAGATTGTTGAAGAAACAAAAGCACACTACGAAGAAACTCGTTTCCCATACGATACTCGTCCAACATCTATCGCTGATATCGCAGCTGGATATATCGACAAAGAAAACGAAGTCATCTTCGGTATCCAAAATGATGAATTGTTCAAATTGAACTTCATGCCTCGTGGTGGTATCCGTATGGCGGAAACTACTTTGAAAGAAAATGGATACGAACCAGATCCTGCAGTTCATGAAATCTTCACAAAATACGTTACAACTGTAAACGACGGTATCTTCCGCGCTTACACTACAAACATCCGTCGTGCACGTCACGCTCACACAGTAACTGGTCTTCCAGATGCATACTCACGTGGACGTATCATCGGGGTTTATGCTCGTTTGGCCCTTTATGGAGCTGACTACTTGATGGCTGAAAAAGCAAACGACTGGAACGCGATTACTGAAATCGATGAAGAAACAATCCGTCTTCGTGAAGAAGTAAACCTTCAATACCAAGCGCTTCAAGAAGTTGTTAAATTGGGTGACCTTTATGGTGTAGACGTACGTCGTCCTGCCTTCGATACAAAAGAAGCAATCCAATGGACAAACATCGCCTTCATGGCTGTCTGCCGTGTGATCAACGGTGCTGCTACTTCTCTTGGACGTGTGCCAATCGTTTTGGATATCTACGCTGAACGTGACTTGGCTCGTGGTACTTACACTGAATCTGAAATCCAAGAATTCGTTGACGATTTCGTTATGAAATTGCGTACTGTTAAATTTGCTCGTACAAAAGCTTACGACCAATTGTACTCAGGGGACCCAACCTTCATCACAACTTCTATGGCTGGTATGGGTAACGACGGACGTCACCGTGTTACTAAGATGGACTTCCGTTTCTTGAACACTTTGGACAACATCGGTAACTCTCCAGAACCAAACTTGACAGTTCTTTGGACTGACAAATTGCCATACAGCTTCCGTCGCTACTGTATGCACATGAGCCACAAACACTCTTCTATCCAATACGAAGGTGTAACTACTATGGCTAAAGACGGATACGGTGAAATGAGCTGTATCTCATGTTGTGTATCTCCACTTGACCCAGAAAATGAAGAACAACGCCACAACATTCAGTACTTCGGTGCTCGTGTAAACGTGCTTAAAGCTCTTCTTACTGGTTTGAACGGTGGTTACGACGACGTTCATAAAGACTACAAAGTATTTGACATCGATCCTATCCGTGACGAAGTTCTTGAATTCGAATCTGTTAAAGCAAACTTCGAAAAATCTCTTGACTGGTTGACAGACACTTACGTAGATGCTTTGAACATCATCCACTACATGACTGATAAGTACAACTACGAAGCTGTTCAAATGGCCTTCTTGCCAACTCACCAACGCGCTAACATGGGATTCGGTATCTGTGGATTCGCTAACACTGTTGATACTTTGTCAGCAATCAAATACGCTACTGTTAAACCAATCCGTGACGAAGATGGCTACATCTACGATTACGAAACAATCGGTGAATACCCACGTTGGGGTGAAGATGACCCACGTTCTAACGAATTGGCAGAATGGTTGATCGAAGCTTACACTACTCGTCTTCGCAGCCACAAACTTTACAAGAACGCTGAAGCAACTGTTTCACTTCTTACCATCACTTCTAACGTTGCATACTCTAAACAAACTGGTAACTCACCAGTCCACAAAGGTGTATACCTCAACGAAGATGGTTCTGTGAACTTGTCTAAATTGGAATTCTTCTCACCAGGTGCTAACCCATCTAACAAAGCGAAAGGTGGATGGTTGCAAAACTTGAACTCACTTGCTAGCCTTGACTTTGGTTATGCAGCTGACG encodes the following:
- the dinB gene encoding DNA polymerase IV, with amino-acid sequence MLIFPLVNDTSRKIIHIDMDAFFAAVEERDNPSLKGKPVVIGQDPRQSGGRGVVSTCNYEARKYGIHSAMSSKEALDLCPHAIFISGNYEKYREVGEQVREIFKRYTDLIEPMSIDEAYLDVTENKIQSKSAVKIARLIQHAIWEELHLTASAGVSYNKFLAKMASDYQKPRSLTVVLPEDAEDFLSQMDIAKFHGVGKKTVERLHEMGVYTGADLLAIPEMTLIDRFGRFGYDLFRKARGIHNSPVKSHRIRKSVGKERTYRKLLYGEDDILEEIANLSSKVAQSLEKHGKQGKTLVLKVRYGDFTTLTKRMTLTEPTREAERINRSARHIFQEIESTNTGIRLLGVTMTNFVDHTELPLVEEKEND